A stretch of the Polyangiaceae bacterium genome encodes the following:
- a CDS encoding efflux RND transporter permease subunit, with amino-acid sequence MSLLSLVVSWSLKNRAAVIVATVLLIVAGLWSLRTLPIDAVPDVTTKQVQVITSAPALSPVEIEQYVTTPVERAMAGIPRTAEVRSTSKYGISVVTVVFDDDVDVYFARQLVSERMPEAAEAVPAQYGRPEMGPISSGLGEIYQFTVTNEQMSLMQLEELLDWHIAPVLRTVPGVVELNSFGGEDKQYQVVLDPKRLQAAGVSIAEVVAALEKSNANAGGGYIEHAREHFVIGTNGLVRSLDDLRGVVIGATPQGVPITVATVGDVQFGPRLRRGAASKDGKGEVVVGVTMMLMGENSGQVTEAVKKKLAELGPSLPAGTQVEAFYDRSTLVDRTIRTVSVNLVEGAALVVLVLFLLLGDLRAGVVVATTIPLSLLFAVIVMRATGLSGNLMSLGAIDFGLIVDGAVIIVENAVRRLSMAQGGLGRTLTPDERLDVVRDSALEVRSASVFGELIIAVVYLPILALTGIEGKLFRPMATTVLLALAGAFVLSLTLVPVLTSLLVRPRAEHRETWLLRAAQRLFVPLLGVSLRHRFSVVGGTLLLLALGAVGFSRLGAEFVPKLDEGDVLVEARRLPGVALSESVATDKRLQQAILTVPEVSHVVSKTGAPELAVDPMGIEQTDVYIALKPQSEWRPGLEKADLAEQISRAIEVAVPDVAGSISQPIEMRTNELVAGIRSDAALLVYGHDLGELARLGEEAARLIRGIPGAVDVRVEQVAGLRYLRVVPDRNKLARYGLTIEDVNQATETIAVGHQTGHVLEGDRRFGIVVKTRHGFQGDLAPLRALPLKSVSGQIVPLGDVAELEFSTGPAQISREAQSRRLTVEFNVRGRDLSSVVKEAQHTVSTKLGNPTGYRLAWGGQFRHYDEAKLRLSVVVPLALGFILFLLWLAFRSARAAALIFLGVPFAVVGGIGALWLRSIPFSISAGVGFVALFGVAVLNGLVLVAFARQEQERGASAEVAIEAAARMRLRPVLTTALVAAFGFLPMALSRAPGAEVQRPLATVVIGGLVTATALTLLVLPVLYAWWGQLGKRS; translated from the coding sequence ATGAGCCTGCTCTCCCTCGTCGTCAGCTGGTCCTTGAAGAATCGCGCGGCGGTGATCGTCGCCACCGTGCTGTTGATCGTGGCCGGCCTGTGGTCGCTTCGGACCCTGCCCATCGACGCGGTGCCCGACGTGACGACCAAGCAGGTGCAGGTCATCACCTCGGCGCCCGCCCTCTCTCCCGTCGAGATCGAGCAGTACGTCACCACGCCGGTGGAGCGGGCAATGGCCGGCATCCCGCGCACGGCGGAGGTCCGCTCCACCTCGAAGTACGGCATCTCCGTGGTCACCGTGGTGTTCGACGACGACGTGGACGTGTACTTCGCGCGCCAGCTGGTCTCGGAGCGGATGCCGGAAGCCGCCGAGGCCGTCCCCGCGCAGTACGGGCGCCCGGAGATGGGCCCCATCTCCTCGGGCCTCGGCGAGATCTACCAGTTCACGGTCACCAACGAGCAGATGTCCCTGATGCAGCTCGAGGAGCTGCTCGACTGGCACATCGCTCCGGTCCTGCGCACGGTGCCGGGGGTCGTGGAGCTGAACAGCTTCGGCGGCGAGGACAAGCAGTACCAGGTGGTGCTGGATCCCAAGCGGCTGCAGGCGGCCGGCGTGTCCATCGCCGAGGTGGTGGCCGCGCTGGAGAAGTCCAACGCGAACGCCGGCGGCGGCTACATCGAGCACGCCCGCGAGCATTTCGTGATCGGGACGAACGGGCTGGTGAGGAGCCTCGACGATCTGCGCGGGGTCGTGATCGGGGCCACGCCGCAGGGGGTGCCCATCACTGTCGCCACCGTCGGCGACGTCCAGTTCGGGCCACGCCTGCGCCGTGGCGCCGCGTCCAAGGACGGCAAGGGCGAGGTGGTCGTCGGCGTCACCATGATGCTGATGGGCGAGAACTCCGGGCAGGTGACCGAGGCGGTGAAGAAGAAGCTCGCCGAGCTCGGTCCGTCGCTGCCGGCGGGCACGCAGGTGGAGGCCTTCTACGACCGCTCGACCCTGGTGGACCGCACCATCCGCACCGTGAGCGTGAACCTGGTCGAGGGGGCGGCGCTCGTCGTGCTCGTGCTGTTCCTCCTGCTCGGGGATCTCCGCGCGGGAGTCGTCGTCGCGACCACGATCCCGCTCTCGCTCTTGTTCGCGGTGATCGTGATGCGCGCCACGGGGCTCTCCGGCAACTTGATGAGCCTCGGGGCCATCGACTTCGGCCTGATCGTGGACGGGGCGGTGATCATCGTGGAGAACGCGGTGCGGCGGCTGAGCATGGCCCAGGGCGGGCTGGGCCGAACGCTGACGCCCGACGAACGGCTGGACGTGGTGCGCGACTCCGCGCTCGAGGTCCGCTCCGCGAGCGTGTTCGGCGAGCTGATCATCGCCGTCGTCTACCTGCCCATCCTGGCCTTGACCGGCATCGAGGGGAAGCTGTTCCGGCCGATGGCGACCACGGTGCTCCTGGCGCTCGCGGGTGCGTTCGTGCTCTCGCTCACGCTGGTGCCGGTGCTGACCAGCCTCCTGGTTCGCCCGCGGGCGGAGCACCGGGAGACCTGGCTGCTGCGCGCCGCGCAGCGGCTGTTCGTGCCCTTGCTGGGCGTGAGCTTGCGTCACCGCTTCTCGGTCGTCGGCGGTACGCTGCTGTTGCTCGCCCTGGGGGCGGTGGGGTTTTCGCGCCTGGGCGCGGAGTTCGTGCCGAAGCTCGACGAAGGCGACGTGCTGGTCGAGGCGCGCCGGTTGCCGGGCGTGGCGCTCTCCGAGTCCGTGGCGACCGACAAGCGGCTGCAGCAGGCCATCCTCACCGTGCCGGAGGTGTCCCACGTCGTGAGCAAGACCGGCGCGCCGGAGCTCGCGGTCGATCCCATGGGCATCGAGCAGACCGACGTGTACATCGCGCTCAAACCGCAGTCCGAGTGGCGCCCCGGGCTCGAGAAGGCGGATCTGGCCGAGCAGATCTCGCGCGCCATCGAGGTGGCAGTGCCGGACGTCGCGGGCTCCATCTCCCAGCCCATCGAGATGCGCACCAACGAGCTGGTGGCGGGGATCCGCTCGGATGCCGCGCTGCTCGTCTACGGCCACGACCTGGGCGAGCTGGCGCGCCTCGGCGAGGAGGCGGCTCGGCTCATCCGAGGCATCCCCGGCGCGGTGGACGTGCGGGTGGAGCAGGTCGCGGGACTGCGCTACCTCCGAGTCGTCCCCGACCGCAACAAGCTGGCGCGCTACGGCCTCACCATCGAGGACGTGAACCAGGCCACCGAGACCATCGCCGTCGGGCACCAGACCGGTCACGTGCTCGAAGGCGACCGGCGTTTCGGCATCGTGGTCAAGACTCGCCACGGCTTCCAAGGTGATCTGGCGCCGCTCCGGGCGCTGCCGCTGAAGTCGGTCAGCGGCCAGATCGTGCCGCTGGGCGACGTGGCGGAGCTCGAGTTCTCGACCGGCCCGGCGCAGATCAGCCGCGAAGCCCAGTCGCGCAGGCTGACCGTCGAGTTCAACGTGCGCGGTCGCGACCTGTCGTCGGTGGTGAAGGAGGCCCAGCACACGGTTTCGACGAAGCTCGGGAACCCCACCGGCTACCGCCTCGCGTGGGGCGGACAGTTTCGCCACTACGACGAGGCCAAGCTGCGCCTCTCGGTGGTGGTCCCGCTCGCGCTCGGCTTCATCCTGTTCCTCTTGTGGCTGGCTTTCCGCTCGGCGCGGGCCGCGGCCCTGATCTTCCTCGGGGTTCCGTTCGCCGTGGTCGGGGGCATCGGCGCGCTCTGGCTGCGCTCGATCCCGTTCTCGATCTCGGCGGGCGTTGGCTTCGTCGCCCTTTTCGGCGTCGCGGTGCTGAACGGTCTGGTGCTGGTGGCGTTCGCGCGCCAGGAGCAGGAGCGCGGCGCGAGCGCGGAGGTGGCCATCGAGGCCGCGGCGCGCATGCGCCTCCGGCCCGTGCTCACCACGGCGCTGGTGGCGGCGTTCGGCTTCCTGCCCATGGCGCTCTCCCGCGCGCCCGGCGCCGAGGTGCAGCGCCCGCTGGCCACCGTCGTCATCGGCGGGCTCGTCACCGCAACCGCGCTCACGCTGCTGGTCTTGCCGGTGCTCTACGCCTGGTGGGGTCAGCTCGGCAAGCGGAGCTAG
- a CDS encoding efflux RND transporter periplasmic adaptor subunit, producing MNRTWIPLACALCFGCSKPAPHDEHERHGEPGASASSHEGPHGEIPKQVSLAKEVIAAAQIRSEPARRGRIDAGVSLPGEVVADPDKSARIASPVAGRIERVEFREGEVVKKGQLLATVRVPEIGRLRAGQAVATAKSKAARANAKRLRALVDKGLASEQQALDAESEADALDAEAAGLRSQIGAMGGGGASSVTLRASVGGTVLFRDAVVGQPLSAEHTIGSIADLSEVWFVGRVFEKDLGKLRVGAKADVELNAYGKRTFSGSVEYIGQQVDPVARTLTARIRLKNPDSALRIGLFGSARVSAEGGESGGDVLAVPHSALTEVAGKPVVFVRHGEGEFEVHEVVLGRVGVGSTEIVSGLREGEQVVVDGVFSVKSALLRSTFAEEEH from the coding sequence GTGAACCGGACCTGGATTCCGCTCGCGTGCGCGTTGTGCTTCGGCTGCTCCAAGCCCGCGCCCCACGACGAGCACGAGCGCCACGGCGAGCCGGGGGCCTCGGCTTCGTCACACGAAGGGCCGCACGGGGAGATCCCCAAGCAGGTGTCGCTCGCCAAGGAGGTGATCGCCGCCGCGCAGATCCGCAGCGAGCCGGCTCGCCGCGGGCGCATCGACGCGGGCGTCTCCCTGCCCGGGGAGGTCGTCGCCGATCCCGACAAGAGCGCGCGCATCGCCTCGCCGGTCGCCGGTCGCATCGAACGCGTGGAGTTTCGCGAGGGCGAGGTCGTCAAGAAGGGACAGCTTCTGGCGACGGTGCGCGTGCCGGAGATCGGGCGCCTCCGCGCAGGTCAGGCCGTGGCCACCGCCAAGAGCAAGGCGGCGCGTGCCAACGCCAAGCGCCTGCGGGCGCTCGTGGACAAGGGGCTCGCGTCCGAGCAACAGGCGCTGGACGCGGAGAGCGAGGCCGATGCGCTGGACGCGGAGGCGGCGGGGCTGCGCTCGCAGATCGGGGCGATGGGCGGCGGCGGGGCCTCCAGCGTGACGCTGCGGGCGTCCGTCGGCGGCACCGTGCTGTTCCGCGACGCCGTCGTGGGTCAGCCGCTCAGCGCGGAGCACACCATCGGCAGCATCGCCGATCTGTCCGAGGTCTGGTTCGTCGGCCGCGTGTTCGAGAAGGACCTGGGCAAGCTGCGCGTCGGAGCCAAGGCCGACGTGGAGCTCAATGCGTACGGCAAGCGGACCTTCTCCGGAAGCGTGGAATACATCGGGCAGCAGGTCGATCCGGTGGCGCGCACGTTGACCGCGCGCATCCGCCTGAAGAACCCGGACTCTGCGCTGCGCATCGGGCTGTTCGGCAGCGCTCGGGTCTCGGCCGAGGGCGGCGAGAGTGGCGGCGACGTGCTCGCGGTGCCCCACTCCGCGCTCACCGAGGTGGCCGGAAAGCCCGTGGTCTTCGTGCGCCACGGCGAGGGCGAGTTCGAGGTCCACGAGGTCGTGCTGGGTCGGGTGGGCGTCGGCAGCACCGAGATCGTCTCCGGTCTGCGCGAGGGCGAGCAGGTCGTCGTGGACGGGGTCTTCTCGGTGAAGAGTGCGCTCTTGCGCAGCACCTTCGCCGAAGAGGAACACTGA
- a CDS encoding TolC family protein, translated as MTGLGLLSWAGAALLLLASASAAAAPGACRILTRDNVAECATRASPALASAAHAVSAAEGRVTAATPWLPSRPVLGLSAGRATRTGSGSALAWRAELAQELELGGQRGARGQLARAEASAHKHAASAVSRDIAASALLFYFDALAADEEARLERRAERVAERVALAAQALAERGGAPRVDADVAAVSAARATQARLDAERRGKRARTELGSLVGQTEAQVSGLLEPLPRPPRGQGDPEALPEVATLRAEQRAERARAETFRRQRVPNVSVSLFVERDGYDEQVLGGGVQIPLPVARTYSGEIREAEALALRASSRAHERTREARLRWATAALEYDARAKALAAFSPERVARAERSLEDMATEIEQQRLAARDALVAQQALLDYLRSHVAARHAVCRASVELLRASGLPVRGGAR; from the coding sequence ATGACGGGATTGGGACTTTTGTCCTGGGCCGGCGCGGCTCTGTTGCTGCTCGCCAGCGCGAGCGCCGCCGCCGCTCCAGGAGCTTGCAGAATACTGACGCGCGACAACGTCGCGGAGTGCGCCACTCGGGCGAGCCCTGCGCTGGCCTCGGCTGCTCACGCCGTGAGCGCCGCCGAAGGCCGCGTGACCGCCGCGACGCCCTGGTTGCCCTCGCGGCCGGTGCTCGGCTTGTCGGCCGGGCGCGCGACGCGCACCGGGAGCGGCAGCGCCCTGGCCTGGCGGGCCGAGCTGGCCCAGGAGCTCGAGCTCGGCGGGCAGCGCGGCGCCCGGGGCCAGCTGGCTCGCGCGGAGGCGTCTGCGCACAAGCACGCGGCCTCGGCCGTGTCTCGAGACATCGCCGCCAGCGCCCTGCTCTTCTACTTCGACGCGCTCGCGGCCGACGAGGAGGCCCGCCTCGAGCGCCGCGCCGAACGCGTCGCCGAGCGGGTAGCGCTCGCCGCCCAGGCCCTGGCCGAGCGCGGCGGCGCACCCCGCGTCGATGCCGACGTCGCAGCCGTGAGCGCGGCGCGTGCGACGCAAGCTCGGCTCGACGCCGAGCGGAGGGGCAAACGCGCGCGCACCGAGCTCGGCTCGCTGGTGGGACAGACAGAGGCGCAGGTCTCGGGTCTGCTCGAGCCGCTGCCTCGACCCCCGCGAGGGCAGGGCGATCCGGAGGCGCTGCCGGAGGTCGCCACGCTGCGCGCCGAGCAACGAGCCGAGCGGGCGCGCGCGGAGACGTTCCGCCGCCAGCGCGTGCCCAACGTGAGCGTGTCGCTGTTCGTGGAGCGCGACGGCTACGACGAGCAAGTGCTCGGGGGCGGTGTGCAGATCCCGCTGCCGGTGGCGCGGACCTACTCCGGAGAGATCCGCGAAGCGGAGGCGCTGGCGCTTCGGGCCTCGAGTCGGGCGCACGAGCGCACGCGCGAGGCGCGGCTGCGCTGGGCGACCGCAGCCCTGGAGTACGACGCGCGGGCGAAGGCGCTGGCGGCGTTCTCGCCGGAGCGCGTGGCGCGAGCGGAACGCAGCCTGGAGGACATGGCCACCGAGATCGAGCAGCAGCGGCTCGCCGCGCGGGACGCGCTGGTCGCGCAGCAGGCGCTGCTCGACTACCTCAGGTCCCACGTCGCGGCCAGACACGCCGTGTGCCGCGCTTCCGTCGAGCTTCTGCGCGCCTCCGGGCTGCCCGTGCGCGGAGGTGCTCGGTGA
- a CDS encoding transposase, whose translation MTEEEQPESERLLDALALPEGRKVLSAREVAELARESRNLHVVGAEGSAPALVARALALAGARVLYVAPDVDAARRALADLSFLARALPFDPARVADGEAALAVLPAESTPWADVRPDRRAQMARTSALFHVAEGLPWRFLVTTAAGLVRRFVPPAPLRDAAVELVAEDEIDVGRVAAKLAAAGYLRAPVVEDPGSFAVRGGVLDVWPPNAELPVRAELYGDMILSLKSFDPESQRTNEAIARVWLPPAREAITTPAASERARVILRSLCDAVDWPSTKARALEEDVATARSLFGLDGFLPAFHQLVPLWAYLPPETVLLVEDLDRSLRWRAKRQLGLASVADAHTGGVAAVQRTDSALRLNVHFHSLVLDGVYVHENDDPRSPLEFRELDTPTRTDIAEVAARTAARVEKLLRAHGKSLDPELVEDTPPELALDEPGLAACYAAAAQGLSVSGDRAGQPPLRLIASPDPPARPRAVDATDQPIAEVRGINIHAVQVVDGRDRRRVERLCKYITRPPVAQDRLERRADGKLELTFKKVWRDGTRALVFEPADLIPRLVAAVPPPRFHLLRYFGVLSSHSSRRRLVVPTPALDDATANKPPPARGDQLELIGDTDDAPAPRKRWAWLLAHVFAADVETCPRCSGPMRWAEVANTRAQITRLLAEHGLGPRAPPATRVGVSVPEQLMLGFGKE comes from the coding sequence GTGACCGAAGAGGAGCAGCCCGAATCCGAGCGCCTGCTCGACGCGCTGGCGCTGCCGGAAGGGCGAAAGGTGCTCAGCGCGCGCGAGGTGGCGGAGCTCGCCCGCGAGAGCCGGAACCTCCACGTCGTCGGCGCCGAGGGCTCGGCTCCCGCATTGGTCGCCCGCGCGCTCGCGCTCGCCGGAGCGCGCGTGCTCTACGTCGCGCCGGACGTGGACGCGGCGCGGCGGGCGCTCGCCGACTTGAGCTTCCTCGCCCGGGCGTTGCCCTTCGACCCGGCGCGCGTCGCCGACGGCGAAGCGGCGCTCGCGGTCTTGCCCGCGGAGTCCACGCCCTGGGCGGACGTCCGCCCCGACCGGCGCGCGCAGATGGCGCGGACGAGCGCGCTGTTCCACGTCGCCGAAGGGCTGCCCTGGCGTTTTCTGGTCACCACCGCCGCGGGGCTCGTGCGCCGCTTCGTGCCGCCTGCCCCGCTCCGCGACGCGGCGGTCGAGCTCGTCGCGGAAGACGAAATCGACGTGGGCCGGGTCGCGGCGAAGCTCGCGGCCGCCGGCTACCTGCGCGCTCCGGTCGTGGAAGATCCCGGAAGCTTCGCCGTCCGCGGCGGCGTGCTCGACGTGTGGCCGCCGAACGCGGAGCTGCCGGTGCGCGCGGAGCTGTACGGGGACATGATCCTCTCGCTCAAGTCCTTCGACCCGGAGTCGCAGCGCACCAACGAGGCGATCGCACGAGTCTGGCTGCCGCCGGCCCGTGAAGCCATCACCACTCCCGCGGCTTCCGAGCGCGCCCGCGTCATTCTGCGCTCGCTGTGCGACGCGGTGGACTGGCCTTCGACGAAAGCCCGAGCGCTGGAGGAGGACGTGGCCACCGCCCGCAGCCTGTTCGGCCTCGACGGTTTTCTGCCGGCCTTCCACCAGCTGGTCCCGCTCTGGGCGTACCTACCACCGGAGACTGTGCTCCTGGTCGAAGACCTGGACCGCTCACTGCGCTGGCGAGCGAAGCGCCAGCTCGGGCTAGCGAGCGTCGCAGACGCGCACACGGGCGGCGTGGCCGCGGTGCAGAGGACGGACAGCGCGCTGCGCCTGAACGTCCACTTCCACTCGCTGGTGCTCGACGGCGTTTACGTTCACGAGAACGACGACCCGCGCTCGCCGCTCGAGTTTCGCGAGCTCGACACGCCCACGCGAACCGACATCGCCGAGGTGGCCGCGCGCACCGCCGCTCGCGTCGAGAAGCTCCTCCGAGCGCACGGCAAGAGCCTCGACCCCGAGCTCGTCGAGGACACGCCACCAGAGCTCGCCCTCGACGAGCCTGGCCTGGCCGCCTGCTACGCCGCCGCCGCGCAGGGCCTCTCCGTGAGCGGCGACCGCGCTGGCCAGCCGCCGCTTCGCCTCATCGCCTCGCCCGACCCACCCGCGCGCCCCCGCGCCGTCGATGCGACCGACCAGCCCATCGCAGAGGTGCGCGGTATCAACATCCACGCCGTGCAGGTCGTGGACGGGCGGGACCGCCGTCGCGTGGAGCGGCTCTGCAAGTACATCACGCGCCCCCCCGTCGCGCAGGACCGCCTCGAGCGCCGCGCGGACGGCAAGCTCGAGCTGACGTTCAAGAAGGTGTGGCGCGACGGCACGCGAGCGCTCGTGTTCGAGCCAGCTGACCTCATCCCGCGGCTCGTCGCTGCTGTGCCCCCGCCGCGATTCCACTTGCTCCGGTACTTCGGCGTACTCTCGAGCCACTCCTCGCGCCGGCGTCTCGTCGTGCCCACGCCCGCGCTCGACGACGCGACCGCGAACAAGCCCCCGCCTGCTCGCGGCGATCAGCTCGAGCTGATCGGCGACACGGACGACGCGCCCGCACCCCGAAAGCGGTGGGCCTGGCTCCTCGCTCACGTCTTCGCCGCCGACGTGGAGACCTGCCCGCGCTGCTCGGGGCCCATGCGCTGGGCCGAGGTCGCCAACACCCGCGCCCAGATCACCCGCCTGCTCGCGGAGCATGGCCTCGGCCCGAGGGCCCCGCCTGCGACCCGTGTCGGCGTTAGCGTGCCCGAGCAGTTGATGTTGGGGTTCGGGAAGGAGTGA
- a CDS encoding transposase, translating to MLGYDRKLCAEVVSAFMAEVDRSLRWRAKRQLGLASVADAHTGGVAAVQRTDSALRLNVHFHSLVLDGVYVHENDDPRSPLEFRELDTPTRTDIAEVAARTAARVEKLLRAHGKSLDPELVEDTPPELALDEPGLAACYAAAAQGLSVSGDRAGQPPLRLIASPDPPARPRAVDATDQPIAEVRGINIHAVQVVDGRDRRRVERLCKYITRPPVAQDRLERRADGKLELTFKKVWRDGTRALVFEPADLIPRLVAAVPPPRFHLLRYFGVLSSHSSRRRLVVPTPALDDATANKPPPARGDQLELIGDTDDAPAPRKRWAWLLAHVFAADVETCPRCSGPMRWAEVANTRAQITRLLAEHGLGPRAPPATRVGVSVPEQLMLGFGKE from the coding sequence TTGCTCGGCTACGACCGGAAGCTCTGCGCCGAGGTGGTGAGCGCGTTCATGGCAGAGGTGGACCGCTCACTGCGCTGGCGAGCGAAGCGCCAGCTCGGGCTAGCGAGCGTCGCAGACGCGCACACGGGCGGCGTGGCCGCGGTGCAGAGGACGGACAGCGCGCTGCGCCTGAACGTCCACTTCCACTCGCTGGTGCTCGACGGCGTTTACGTTCACGAGAACGACGACCCGCGCTCGCCGCTCGAGTTTCGCGAGCTCGACACGCCCACGCGAACCGACATCGCCGAGGTGGCCGCGCGCACCGCCGCTCGCGTCGAGAAGCTCCTCCGAGCGCACGGCAAGAGCCTCGACCCCGAGCTCGTCGAGGACACGCCACCAGAGCTCGCCCTCGACGAGCCTGGCCTGGCCGCCTGCTACGCCGCCGCCGCGCAGGGCCTCTCCGTGAGCGGCGACCGCGCTGGCCAGCCGCCGCTTCGCCTCATCGCCTCGCCCGACCCACCCGCGCGCCCCCGCGCCGTCGATGCGACCGACCAGCCCATCGCAGAGGTGCGCGGTATCAACATCCACGCCGTGCAGGTCGTGGACGGGCGGGACCGCCGTCGCGTGGAGCGGCTCTGCAAGTACATCACGCGCCCCCCCGTCGCGCAGGACCGCCTCGAGCGCCGCGCGGACGGCAAGCTCGAGCTGACGTTCAAGAAGGTGTGGCGCGACGGCACGCGAGCGCTCGTGTTCGAGCCAGCTGACCTCATCCCGCGGCTCGTCGCTGCTGTGCCCCCGCCGCGATTCCACTTGCTCCGGTACTTCGGCGTACTCTCGAGCCACTCCTCGCGCCGGCGTCTCGTCGTGCCCACGCCCGCGCTCGACGACGCGACCGCGAACAAGCCCCCGCCTGCTCGCGGCGATCAGCTCGAGCTGATCGGCGACACGGACGACGCGCCCGCACCCCGAAAGCGGTGGGCCTGGCTCCTCGCTCACGTCTTCGCCGCCGACGTGGAGACCTGCCCGCGCTGCTCGGGGCCCATGCGCTGGGCCGAGGTCGCCAACACCCGCGCCCAGATCACCCGCCTGCTCGCGGAGCATGGCCTCGGCCCGAGGGCCCCGCCTGCGACCCGTGTCGGCGTTAGCGTGCCCGAGCAGTTGATGTTGGGGTTCGGGAAGGAGTGA
- a CDS encoding tyrosine-type recombinase/integrase — protein MSIIFGRHHCRDRLTAAARAVLSPEKAATFTPYDLRHSRATEWAESGNLVGVAFLLGHKHISTTNRYTRPNEAAARRVLGVKDSAVLQWTLSGRIAA, from the coding sequence GTGAGCATCATCTTCGGGCGCCACCACTGCCGGGACCGGCTCACGGCGGCCGCTCGAGCGGTGCTTTCGCCGGAGAAGGCGGCGACGTTCACCCCGTACGATCTCCGACACTCGCGGGCGACGGAGTGGGCGGAGTCGGGGAACCTGGTCGGCGTCGCATTCTTGCTCGGGCACAAGCACATCAGCACCACGAATCGGTACACGAGGCCAAACGAGGCGGCGGCGAGGAGGGTGCTGGGCGTGAAGGACTCGGCGGTGCTGCAGTGGACGCTTTCAGGCCGAATTGCGGCGTGA